TTGTTTTGTGTTAAAATGCGGAAATATAGAATAAAACCAAGTTAGGACACTTACCTTGATGATTCCATAAGAGTAGcaattgatttaattcattcCAAGCCTTAGTGTAAATCATTAATGGAAATACACTGTCAATCACAATCCTATTTATCATAAGTTTTGTTTCAATATGCGGAAAATGGACCTTTTGATGGGATGGGAGAGTTTTTGCGCCTtgattcttgttttttttttttttttttcacctttgCATGGTCCATATATATAGTTGCCCAACAGTTGCAactactttaaaaataaaataaaattggtgCAACCATTTTCAACAGTTGcatctttttaaatatatattatatatattttttttattttaagcaaAACGGATCTGGGTCTGGGTCAACCCGTCATGGGAGCCCAGCCCGATCCAAATACCAACATTTTGTGTAAACAGACTCGTTTCAGTTAAAATCCTAACTCAAAATCTATTTAAATCATAACATGCTATTGACATATAAGCAGCAGTCTGAAAGCAAAAATGTTCAATCAAAAGATCAAACAAGTTTTGGTTTATTGGGGTCAAGGCAAGCTTGGAAAGTAGGTTGATTTGTGGCAGTTTTCTTGCTTAGCTGAGTTCTCCTATTTGTGAATTAACTGAAATGTGAGGCCCTATCAGTTGTTGGGTCTATTCAATGATGAACAATGTGCCTTAACCTTTCCTTTTTAGTTCTTTGTTTGCgttcttatttcttttgtcaCAATGATAATGCTCCAAGATTGGGTATACTTGTGCAACTTTATCTGTCTATATATTCTCTTAATGAAATGATACACACTTGAATAAAATGCCTGGTTGCTGCCGCAAAGCAGATGATGCATTTATTCTTTATTCAAGTTATAATTTCCTTTGCATCCTAACTTGCTTAGTATTCTTCTCTTCATGTTGGAAGACCATTTCCATTGTTTAAGATGTGGAGGTGCTTTTGTGATATCTCAGACCAGGGGTAATGGCTGGCAAGGCTGCGAAAATGGAAGTTATTGCTTTTCCATCCCTTCCAAAGCAATCCCATCTTTACACCTCCGCAGATGAGGTTAATCAGCTCTCTTCTTGATTTGCGACCGGAAAAGTGGGGCCTGCCAGCATTTGAAGACTGTAAACCTCTATCACAATTTTTCAAGCAAAGTAGGGTTTGGTTGTTATCGAtcatttttatgaaattcagTCACCTGTGTTTTGCAGGGATAGAGGGTACATTACCCCTAGAACCTGGGGTATATTGGGGGCCCCGTTGTTAAAGGATTTGGCCGCGGCTCAAAGGTGCTTGGCATTTCTACAGGTTCAAACGTTGTTGTTGACTTCCTCTGTTTCAACTAAGCAAAGACTTTTGATGAGAATACCATGTTTTGTATGTCATACACAATGCTTCTCTGCTTGTTGCTTACACGTCATATCTCCGTCCAATTCATTCGCATGATGTTGTGTGGTTGATCATGACTTCCAACGAGTTTAAATCTAATTGGACCAGTTTGTTCTGACGGCTAATTTTATCAACTGAAGGCTATTCAACTGACCTTTCGGAGCATCCTCCTGGGGTATGCTTTGGTTGGGTCTGGATGGTCGACACGTGGGCTTTATAAGATGGTCATGAGTATTGGTTGGAATCCCTACTTCAACAATGCTTGAGAGAAGACCATAGTGAGTAGAATGTGGATCAATGTTAACCTTTTCCTTTTCTACATGCTAAGTGTGTGTGTATTGCATGCAGAGAGAGCACTTGACCTTCCATTGTAAGCCAAAGTCCAGAGAAGACCCCATATCTGAAACTGAAACCCATCCTCTTCCCACATGGATAACAGTCATCTATGGCTTCTCCTAAACCTttatttgtttgattatttatttgtttattctcACTTGATCAAATTGACAAGTGATTGTTGTTCTCTAAAGATCCCACGAGAATTTATGTAGTCACTACACGCTATTATTGTTATTTAGAACGTAAAGTCGTAATATTAATCTCATCAATGTGCAAAATAATGACTTTATCTTGTCACAAGTTCTCTATGGCaatgttatttaaaatatttagaaaattataagtatttttttaaatattatacattttgaaagtagttaataattttattaaaaaaagcattataaaattacaaaatgcaagcCGAGTACTTCTATTTGCCACCGGTGTTGGAGGCTTTGATGGCATCGACGGCAACGACAACAGCTACAATGGCGATAACATCccattaatttttagattttgtcCTTTCACATTAGggtttgacaaaaaaaaaaaaaagaagtgtgtgtgtgtgtgtgtgtgtgtgtgttatgtgtGTGTTACGCGCACAATTTTGGAATTTGAAGTGCCTCATcgattcaaattttaatttaaaatttgaaagacACAATAAATCAACACACCAAATTGCCTCTTATGCCATTATTATAAGGTAAGTTGTTGACATCACTTTTATGTGGTTGATTTCTTGCAAATCAAGGGGCACCTAAGAGAGTGTGTACGTTCAAGGCGTAGCCCCATTTAAAAGTGTGTAATGGTTGAGGTCAAATGCCACTCTCTCTTATTTCACAACATATTCTTTCATTCTCCCAAGTAATAGCCTATTTATAAGTCTTATATCTTTCAGTTATTCTCCAAGTAATAGCCTATTTATAAGTCTTATATCTTTCAGTTATAACTGTTAACTGAAAGATATAAGTTGCTCTCAACAGTTACAACtgttaattgaaaaatataactaCACAAATTAAGAAGCATATTTTAGTTAATACCTAGACAAGTTAAGAAgcatgtttttatttgatttggttggcaaatttaGTGacattaaacaaattttaatttcaaatataagaaatgaattacttttttttctcaatttctatttttgtgaGAATATTGTATGTAACATAGTTTacctttttgtatttttattttttcagacAAAAGAagttaagggtgtgtttgatagcatttaggtAGAAAGGAAAGTATTTTCcaatttacatgaaaaacaaaaattatctcTCCCCctaaatagaatttttcatggaaaagagacaaaaatatattttaataattgtaccatagaattgaattctatagaaaatatagtgtatcaaacactaaaaatggaattcaattccttaaatgaaacatttttcatgtattttccatattatcaaacacaccctaagttCAGCGTTAAAGAAATCTATTGATGGGATCAATCAATCTCAATTCTAACTTAGAAAgggtgaataattttttatattgtttaACAAATCACTATTTAAAAGTTGAATAAATGGCTATTTCAACCTTTGTTGATTTTCAACCCCAAACATAATCGTCACATCCACCCTCTTTAGATCTATTCAAATCTTGATTGTTTCCACCATTCTCGCGTCTATTTCCTTTCTCTGTCCAGCTCGTTCTTTCTatgatttatattaatttttaataaatatttattatttacataatttatattataagttAGAAGTGTCAAATGTTCGAATTGATCCAGTTCTATAAGAATTTAATAACCAAACCATTTTTAACGAttccaaaaaattaagaaccgtaatcgaaccattatatatataaaccaaaCCATGACCAATCCATCACACTGGACTAATTTAGGGTTTATCtaattaacatttagcttctaaacattttcgcaaaatatgaaattacaaacaaatttgttaattaaaataaacccataatttCATTAACgcttcaagtcttgaagtaaaagtagaacaaaataattcatagactatctcatcaaatgagattacatcgaccatttagaatagcaatagcgcataaaagtcttgaaataaaagagttcatgaataacaataaccaacaataaaaaagaaataaacaaaaactaatagattaaaattgaagcaacatatatatacctaaaaaattataatatatataagtatattattGGTTCCTCTTTGGTTCGAaccatgatttaaaaaaaaaaaaaaacagtaaccaaaccaaatatattgattcttaattttttagaaccagaacCTAACATTTGAACCATAGAACCAATTCGAAAGGCATGATTCGGTCCGATTTATTCTGGTTCATTGATTTCcgaatattttttgacacccctatTATAAGtcaaaaagacatttttaaaaaataccaaacacattaatattatttttaataaattttagttcatatttatcatatacactaaatatattaatattaaaattttaaaaacattttaattagtGAGAAGGCAGCTTTGTAATTGTAGTCTCCTTCACCTTCCAAGAGAATAATACATTGGGTTTGGGCGTTCGCATCGGATGCTGTGAAGTCCAAGAGGTCAAGCCATTCTTTGATCGGCGATCGGCGGAAACGAACTGATCTCCGGCCTCAAATTCAATCGGTGCTCCGAGACCCAGCGATTGAAATCCCTAACGCATCGTGTCAAATTCCCAATTCTCGCTTTATTTCCTGGTAAATCATCTCTTCCGCTGCGATCATTTCCTCTGGAAATTAATCTGACCGCATGTACATACACAGGCAAACACACGTATGGAAGTAATACTTAAGCGCGTTTCTCTGCCCGTATCATTATGTAGTTTGATTGTCAGCATCGATGAGGAACTAGGGTTTTGCATGACTTGTTTTAAAGTTAAAGCTCCGCTGTCTGATTTGAAAGTATTGATTTCTTAGAATTGCCTGTCTGTTAGGGGCTTCGTATTGTTCCCATTGGCAAGGGTGTTTGAAGCTTTGAACTAGAGATGAGTGAGGTCTTCGAAGGGTACGAGCGTCAGTACTGTGAGCTCTCTGCAAGTTTGTCCAGAAAATGTAACTCGGCTGGGCTTCTTCCCGATGGAGGTAATAAATAAGTAACCCTATAAGTCCTCAAAGAAGTCTAAGCATTCacaattatttcatttcatctCAATAAATGATTTCAATTGTGTGAATCTGTAGTAAATTTTAACTTTGAAGTCTGATCAGAATATATTGCTGTAACCATTGTCAAGAGTGGGCTTCACATTAGCTGTAGTCTTTCACTTGGtaacttgatgatgtccatatGGTGATTTGCTGAGAAGCAAATCTCTCTTCTCTGAGCATGGTATCTTTTATTTGGGGAGGCTATGCAAAAACTGACAAAAATATCACTGTGAAACTGGACATCTTGATGGATATCTAGACAAGTTTTACCTTTTATATTGTACATCTAATCCAAGTTAAGAAAAGTTTTTTAATGGTTCTGAATTCTGATTTAGTCTGGTAGAATCTTTTGCAAGCAGGTTTTGGAGATCTGcagattatttatttatattgatgtGCCTCTGTTTCTCAAAGCTTCAGTGTAGCTGTGCAATTTGCTTATGCATATTTATGATCCCAAAACACATTCATGATTGTCCTATGATCTATGAACTTCAATTGATGTGATGCCATCTTGATTGGCagaggaaaaaaaacaaaaaatttctgAAGTTCAAACTGGGCTGGATGATGCTGATGTTTTGGTAAGTTATAAGTTTAATCCTTATTCAAAGAAGAATTTGTTCATTCTGGTTTATAATgtgatcttcttcttcatgttaGATACGTAAAATGGATCTTGAGGCAAGAAGTCTGCAGCCCAGTTTGAAGGCTGTCCTACTTGCTAAGCTAAGGGAATACAAAGCTGATCTAAGCAAGTTAAAAAGGGAAGCTAAAAAAATCTCATCAGCTAAAACTGGCCAGGTTTCCCGCGAAGAGTTGTTAGAATCTGGAATGGCAGATGCTGAGTCGGTATGCCTGGATTGGACTGTTTTTATTGAAATTTCGTTCCAAGACAATGACTATAAATGCATTTTTGCTTTGGAATCTATTATTGAAAGACAATGAAGGAAGTGAAACACGAAACTagatttgttcttttttaaaaaaaaaattaaggaaagtagatagatagatagatatatctCAAagaggtcttttttttttttggtttgataaTACTTTATTAATGAATTAAGTATAACTAATTTTGTATTTCTTTCCTTTGAAAAATCGAACAATAATTAGTTCAGTAGTTTTGGGACTATATTCTTGTGTCCTCCTCGCATTTGCTCATAACTCATAGCTTAATTTCCAGAGTACATTTTCTGTGGCGTGTACTTCTCCCTAGTTATTAACTTACTATACTTTATCCACTTCTTGTTGCTAATAGAAGAATCAGTTTGTTTGATGGGCATGAACTGGCTTAACTCTTCCTTTTGAAAAAATCTCCCTTTTAATAGGTAGGTTCTAAGGACTAGGTTCCAAGTTAGTCCTTAGATTCGATTGTCACAAACCATTAATCAGTCAGGAGGTGTGGCCATTGAAAATGTGGCCTGATGGTGCCTCGTGGGAGTGGAAACCTATTACCACTTTTCTGAGTAGGGCTAACAACAGACTACAATTTTATCTGTCGTGATTACTGCAAGAACATATGCAATACAATGTTTTGACTGACTCCAGGGGCAATCCTTAATATCTTATATGCCATTCAGTTCTGTTTTTGGATCATTCTGAATCATGGGCCattgtgtaattcttttgcTACCCTTGCATTGATCTTTATTAATTTCCTCCTGTTAGGGCAAGTTTTCTGCATGTGTCAATCTGCATATCTGCGACCACTGTGATCATCAAACTACTTCCAAAGTTGTTATAGTATGAGTGAAAAAAACATAATTGGTTGGCATGATACAGGTCTCTATGGGTCAGCGAGAAAGATTGGCTATGTCAACTGAGAAGGTAAATCAGTCGGGTGAAAGGATCAGGGAGAGTAGAAGAACTATGCTGGAGACTGAAGAGCTTGGTGGCTCCATCCTTCAAGATTTGCATCAGCAACGAGAAACTCTTTTGCATTCCCATCACAAGGTATGCCAGCATACCATTCAGGCATTGTTTCGCAATTTATCACTCACGTACTAACATTCTACCATGACCGAATTTCCTTTACATTTTAGTTTGTCAGATATGTTTACTGGGCCTCTTCAGAAAGCAAATTGCTTCCTTCTAAACAGTTCCATCGCTATGACCCTAAACCCCTTCTTCTGGGCCGGGAGGCTGTTGATTGAGTTACCATGACCTTAGGCATAGATTCAGCCAATACTCATCTGTAgacttattttctttattgtgCAGCTTCATGGAGTAGATGAGGCCATTGACAAAAGTAAAAAAGTCTTAACCTCCATGTCTAGAAGGATGAGCAGGAACAAATGGATTGTTGGTTCGGTAATCGTTGCCCTTGTTCTTGCCATTATCTTTATCATAATTTACAAGGTTTCTCACCATTAAGTCGACATGAAATAATCAGAATatctatccttttcttgcttcTTCGATGTAGATGTTGTACTCTCTGTGCTATTTGTATATGTCAATCTTTACTCAAAGGATCTGGTACGTTTGCGGTCCCCAAACACTATATCAACTGTATTGTTGACTTTTTTAACAGTTTATACTTTGTCAAGTCTGAAGTATACTCTTCAATGGAGATAGATGAATGCTTGAACAGTTATTTTAACGAACTTGAGTTCCAGACTTGAGGTTCGATAGCAACTGTAATGTTGCTCCGTTATTATTGGAGTGTTGGGGGGAGTTGTGGAAACAGTTTCTTTAATTCTTAGCTAATCTCTAAAAGCAAGATTAGTACAGTACGAAGTACTTCATTTTTTTGGGTCATTCACGGTGGGTTTTTTAGTCCGATAGAATTTTggttaaattgaaataatcgaaCGAACTAATTGAAGTTGCCGGGCCGGTTCGGTTCAGTTCAGTTGTAGGTCGGATTGGTTCGGTcgaattttcaaatttgacaattttaattattttggttcGATTCGATGTTCGTGTTGAAAAAAATTGCAATAACTGAatcgaaatataaaaaatgacattatttttttatcaacatttttatttgggtttttttttggCTCTTTTCAGTTTCTTTGGtcagttcatttttttttgtttttgtttttttttttttgggggggggggggttttgatTTGTTCGGAGTTTGACAACATTTAGGTCCATTTAGTTTGTGCCATTTAATCGGTTTGGTAATCGAACCAGTTGAATGCTCACTTAgttaagtttttattatttatttctaatttttccaaTGAAAATAAAAGTCTCACGTTACATGCTTTGTTACATTGTATAGAATAATGAAGAATAATATCATGTAAGATATTTtagtgttaaaatttcaaatggtACTATTACAACATGAGAATCAATCTCATTTGGTGATTAGAAAGTTACTTAGATTAAAATTGTGATGGGATAAGTTAAGGATTAGGTAACATAATAATGaacttttaaataatattgtattatatttagtaaaagagatattatttgatattataactatttcatgtatatatatatatatagcatgggGGGTTGGGCTGAAAAACCCTGCCTTGCTGGGAATGAGGCAAGGAAGAGGGAGTTGGGGTCGGACATAGGGCAGCATACTGCATACACGTCTTTACCTTGCCCCAAGTCGTCGTCGATCCCGCGTGGCAGGATCCACAAATGGTGAGGTCGAGGGAGAGGGAAACATACCCAATAGATAGAAAAACAATTAGATTTAGGGGCGTTTGGTAtgggagaagtttttaaattttcgaGATTCATGATTCTTGCGAATGTTTATGGAaattttatgcaattctatgtttgaatacatttaaacattctcaggaatgttgagtattttttttctgagaattttatattcctatgtttggtttaaatataatattcttagaaatttatgttctttttttaaaattacttttatttaattttttatttaaaaataataaatttcttctattatataaaatattgggatccataatatctttagaaaataaaaaatattattttttttacaaattatgtatatatatgcatgtgtgtatatatatataatatattatatgtttgtatgaatatctattttaatatatataatattttataataaataatataaatatattacatatatataatatatatatataatatatttgtatggggttataaaaTAGCAAGgggtgttttaatttttttatttattaaaaatatttccaagTCCATGGAAAATTTGGATTCCCAACCCcccatgaaaatctttttgtgggaaagttacttaaaaattattctcgagaattttatttcttaagattctttttataaaaaaattgtaccaaATATGAGAATACAGATTCTCAACCTAACATTCtcagaaattttaaaatttctcttgTACTAAACGCCCCCTTAGGGGTTAGGAATTAGTCGAAAATGTTTTGTTGCCCGCTTCGAGCCAGCAAGGGAAGTAAAGGGGATCCAATTATCTCCCCTGTTAGGTTACGTTGGACAAcataataattttgagaaattaatatttctttaatCTTATATTGgttaaataaatctatttagggaagaaattgatattattttatccATGTACCAAACAACTCCTTAAAGAGTTGTAAAACAAGCATCATGTGTTggcttaaaaaatatatatatatatatatttagtaatAATGCGGGTAAAGGAGAAAGGTAAAGTTTTTGAACATCTTGACATCTGTTTTTGTATGATTTAAGgttgcaaaattaaaaattgtagacttgaaaattattagttttaaaaagaaaaaaaaaagtaacataaAGTATATTGAATATTCTTAACGTTTGATATGAATATAAAGAGTAGTCgttacaatttaaaaattacacttttttcATTCAAAAGTTGTATAAAATTACTCTTATTGATATATTTGCATTGCACGTGTACTCAATGTTTTATGTACTCGCCTATACCGAGTTCAAAGCAATCCTGCCTATGCCTTCTTGACAAGAGATACTCACCGACAATGTTGCACTGCAACATGAAACGGCTCAAAGgagttattttttcatttttgaaatgttttttattttcgtttcaaatcatatttatgcttatttttcttAGAAGAATGTATGTTTTCGCATTTCTATTTTGTATCAGAAACATTTCTTACTTTCGTTTATGTATAATCTAGCTCAACAACAAAAAAGTTAAGTGACACTTTGTTTAAGCTTCATTTCTCTTGATCAGTCTATCCCAAATAGAGTTTCtcactaaaaattgaaaagggTAAGCTAAGTCGAAGTTGACTACTCAAATTTTATATGGTGGTCGAGTTCGAGGTTAACAATTGACGAATAGTCAAAGCATGGGCTATAATCCCTAGTCTTGAACTAAGAAGTATGGAAACTGTTCGGAAAAGTcgttttggcatttttgaattgtttttgtttgaaaacgGCTCGAATCGATTTTTGGGTCATTTCTGTAAATTGTGAGAAACACGGTTCTCGCTAGAAACGCGTTTTCGATGACTATGGTCGCCTGCAGCGGGGAAGACAAGGGTTGCCAAATTTGCAACTCAGGATACCAAGAAGTGAGGTGGCGACGAGAGCATATGATGCAGTAGTGAGAGAAACGAGGCAAAGTGGCCACTAGAGCGAATGATGCAGTAATGAAAAAGGCAAGGGGAGGCAATGACAAGAGATGTAGGGCGGTAACAAAGATGGAGAATGCAGAAGTGAGGGCGAAAGGTGAGATGGCGGCCAGAACGGCGAAAGAAATGATGGCAGAGACGGAGGATACATTGGTGGTGAGAAGGCGAGATAGGTTAGCGACAAGAGCAACTAACACTCCAGTAAGACAATGGTGTGGGTCTCTCTCTAGCTGCTTCAAAGTCCAAACCTTCAACAACTTTGCATATCTACAATTTTGAATCTAGGGTTACAacttaaatactatttatatcatacaaattataaactaatttcACATATacggctatattttttaaatttacaatttacccTGCGTTTCTGTTTcctaactttttaaaaaaatgtcattttgtttTGTATCGGAAACGTTTCTCATTTCcattttcatgcaaaatagGTCTTGAATAATACTTGAACTTCATAGCCCCTCACCATTTCATGGTTCTTGGTATGACTGAAAACAATCTCAAAACTCATATTATTCATTTGGGTAGCATTTGTTAAccactatataaaataaaaaatataagatatgagaagtattttagactttttagtttttcaacatgtttgttaaacttatctaacaatatctaaaaaaatcttCTAGTGACTTTTATATAACttgttacaaataaatttatctaatcttcCTTTtctgataaatttatctgacatttTATAGATAAGCCTAAATTATTCGTATGCGTTTGTATAAAACCCTCACCCATTTGTTTTCacactttcattttcttccttgtcACTGAACTTTCTCCTGTTCACCGATTTATGTtcaccttcatcttcttcctcacctATTTTTGTTCACGGatttcttcgtcttcttcttcacccATTTCTATTCATCGATTTATTCATCTTTTTCCTCACccatttcttctcatttcctacTCACAAATCTTTCCCTTGGCTTCCCTCTTGTCGACGCTGGTCTTCCCTCTTCGCCTATTTCATCGTTCATCTTCTCACtgatctttctcttctttccttttctccttcaattttttaaattattttatttaatttcatattttattatctaatatcaaatatgtttttgtaatttttaataatgaaaatattttattattataatttcaccaaTAATGATTTCTAagtcttttttataatttatttttaaacataaatttagaaaataaaacttcagtttctaatttttattttttgataattcacatcaattataaaataatattttaatcataaatttgttattgataTTAACATATAGTTTTGAAAAGTATAATTCTACatagatttcaaaaaattgaacaaacagtttgatagaaattttaaaatatttcttagtcttattttgatcattttatatcttgattcgGAAAGTATTTTACTCTTATCTTAATATTCtattatcttgtttattttaacaaacattaacTTAACAGATGAAATATTGATATATAACTTTTTAGATATAAAGATATacttaatatgataaaatttcaataaaatttttaagtctAATATACCCAAAAAGTCAAAAACCCGTTGGTTGTAACTCAAGGGTGGTAGTTCTACTAAAgattttgttttgtattaagaGTTATATCTTAAGTTTCAATCTAGTATTATAAAGTGATTACTCGTGAAATATTtagactgcgttctctttgttattttcaagttatttttaatttttaattttctaaaacaataaaaaaacatttactttgtcattttcaaacatgtatttttgaaaataagaattttttttataaaaaaaatttaaaacaacaaaacgttattttggttattttcaaccaaaccaatatctaaatttaaaacatgaaaaataacaatctatttttcatgttttggttctaaaaaagaaaagggaaaaaaaaaaaggaaggaagaaaaaaatttattcttaaattttaaaaataaaattatatatttatttaaaatttaaaaaatataatatatttatattataattaaaaatataagataacatatagtatattattaaatatattacacatgtataataatatttaatataaattatcactcagatatcattaatttattaattaaatttattatttattttaataataaaattttattaaaatgaattaattttatcatttaataattaaattcattaaataaaatattataaaatattttttctcaaaattctaaaataaatgcatttttttaatgatgcaattttatcatttataatcacattatgtaatattagttcatgtttttaatttttattttaatacttcctatatataatcacattatgattatacttgctattttttttcaagttagtttatttatttatttatttaaaattaaatagttttaattttttggataaataaatttatttaataaaatattatttttaaaatttta
The sequence above is a segment of the Diospyros lotus cultivar Yz01 chromosome 7, ASM1463336v1, whole genome shotgun sequence genome. Coding sequences within it:
- the LOC127805750 gene encoding vesicle transport v-SNARE 12: MSEVFEGYERQYCELSASLSRKCNSAGLLPDGEEKKQKISEVQTGLDDADVLIRKMDLEARSLQPSLKAVLLAKLREYKADLSKLKREAKKISSAKTGQVSREELLESGMADAESVSMGQRERLAMSTEKVNQSGERIRESRRTMLETEELGGSILQDLHQQRETLLHSHHKLHGVDEAIDKSKKVLTSMSRRMSRNKWIVGSVIVALVLAIIFIIIYKVSHH